In Mycobacterium sp. JS623, one genomic interval encodes:
- a CDS encoding helix-turn-helix domain-containing protein codes for MTQVPPARYLQRAKDLVDARYAEPITVDDLAAAAGLSRAHFSRMFTRTFGESPRSYLQSRRLERAAALLRYTDRSVADICVMVGLQSVGSFTTSFARVYGKPPAAYRASMPPAAIYARVPSCILRRDTRRPADSRVKTAHGEKTRGAGRP; via the coding sequence ATGACGCAGGTTCCGCCTGCCCGGTATCTGCAGCGGGCCAAGGATCTGGTCGACGCGCGCTACGCCGAGCCCATCACCGTGGACGATCTGGCCGCTGCTGCCGGGCTGTCGCGGGCCCACTTCAGCAGGATGTTCACCAGGACCTTCGGCGAGTCGCCGCGCTCGTATTTGCAGTCGCGACGCCTCGAGCGGGCCGCAGCGCTGCTGCGGTACACCGACCGTTCGGTGGCCGACATCTGCGTGATGGTCGGCCTGCAGAGCGTTGGGTCATTCACCACCAGCTTCGCCAGGGTCTACGGCAAGCCGCCCGCCGCGTATCGGGCCAGCATGCCGCCCGCCGCGATCTACGCGCGGGTGCCCAGCTGCATCCTGCGTCGTGACACGCGCCGGCCCGCCGACAGCCGCGTCAAGACAGCACACGGGGAGAAGACGCGCGGCGCCGGCCGACCGTAG
- a CDS encoding VOC family protein, giving the protein MIKIASAHLWVHDQEVALKYWTEKVGMEVRQDVSFPEEMGEFRWLTVGPRGQDDVSIVLMAVPGEPVMDEATRKEVLNLTAKGFAGTVFLTTEDCQASYEEMKARGVEFTEEPHQMPYGVDCGFRDPSGNSVRLTQLAEIAANTG; this is encoded by the coding sequence ATGATCAAAATCGCGAGCGCCCACTTGTGGGTACACGACCAAGAAGTGGCACTGAAGTACTGGACCGAAAAGGTGGGTATGGAAGTGCGCCAAGACGTTTCATTTCCAGAGGAGATGGGCGAGTTCCGGTGGCTGACCGTCGGTCCCCGCGGACAGGACGATGTGTCGATCGTGCTGATGGCCGTCCCCGGCGAGCCGGTGATGGATGAAGCCACTCGCAAGGAGGTGCTCAACCTCACCGCGAAGGGCTTCGCCGGAACCGTCTTCCTCACCACGGAGGACTGCCAGGCCAGCTATGAGGAAATGAAGGCCCGCGGCGTCGAATTCACCGAAGAGCCACACCAGATGCCGTACGGCGTCGACTGCGGATTCCGTGATCCGTCCGGCAACAGCGTCCGACTGACCCAATTGGCGGAGATCGCGGCCAATACTGGCTAG
- a CDS encoding CYTH and CHAD domain-containing protein: MAKSSDQANSRYLEVERKFEVVESTVSPSFEGLSSVARVERKPVQQLEAVYFDTPAHDLAARRVTLRRRTGGTDAGWHLKLPAGPDARTEVRHPLGDDISDTVPEELLDVVAAIVRDRPVAPVARISTSRTVDMLYGPEGAAVAEFCDDNVVARAEDDEDSEQRWREWELELAEDGNRDLLDRLTHRLLDAGAAPAAHGSKLARVLNREDAEATDAVAPPSDPVHRAVAEEVEQLVEWDRAVRADVYDSVHQMRVTTRKIRSLLQASEGAFGITDDAWILDELRQLAAVLGVARDAEVLAERYEKTLDELPEELVRGPVRERLVDGAKKHYKSGWRRSLIAMRSQRYFRLLDALEALVAAEPPPAPPGAEPVELTIDSAYRRVRKAAKRAAHAAEEDRDEALHRIRKGAKRLRYTAAATGAGKVSGRAKTIQTLLGDHQDSVVSRTHLSHQAEAAHAAGEDTFTYGLLYQLEDDLARRSRAQLDKALKKLDRSVRKKR, from the coding sequence ATGGCGAAATCCAGTGACCAGGCGAATTCCAGGTATCTGGAGGTCGAGCGCAAGTTCGAGGTTGTCGAGTCGACCGTGAGTCCGTCGTTCGAGGGACTGTCGTCCGTCGCGCGTGTGGAACGCAAGCCGGTGCAGCAGCTCGAGGCGGTCTACTTCGACACGCCGGCCCACGATCTGGCCGCGCGCCGTGTCACGTTGCGCCGCCGCACCGGGGGCACCGACGCGGGTTGGCATCTCAAGCTCCCTGCGGGACCGGATGCCAGAACCGAGGTGCGTCACCCGCTTGGCGACGACATTAGTGACACGGTGCCGGAGGAACTGCTCGACGTCGTGGCGGCCATCGTGCGGGACCGGCCTGTCGCTCCCGTCGCACGCATCTCGACCAGCCGCACTGTCGATATGCTCTACGGACCAGAGGGCGCCGCGGTGGCGGAATTCTGTGACGACAACGTCGTGGCGCGCGCCGAAGACGACGAAGATTCCGAGCAGCGCTGGCGCGAGTGGGAGTTGGAGCTGGCCGAAGATGGCAACCGCGACCTGCTGGATCGGCTGACACACCGGTTGCTCGACGCAGGGGCGGCGCCTGCAGCCCACGGTTCGAAGCTGGCCCGGGTTCTCAATCGTGAGGATGCCGAAGCAACGGATGCGGTTGCGCCACCTTCCGACCCGGTGCACCGCGCGGTGGCCGAAGAAGTCGAGCAGCTCGTGGAATGGGATCGGGCGGTTCGGGCCGACGTCTACGACTCGGTGCACCAGATGCGTGTGACCACACGCAAAATCCGCAGCCTCTTGCAGGCATCTGAGGGGGCATTCGGCATCACGGACGATGCGTGGATCCTCGACGAGTTGCGGCAATTGGCCGCAGTTTTGGGCGTAGCCCGCGATGCCGAAGTGCTTGCCGAGCGTTACGAAAAGACGCTCGACGAACTACCCGAGGAGCTGGTGCGCGGGCCAGTGCGCGAGCGCCTGGTGGACGGTGCGAAGAAGCACTATAAGTCCGGATGGCGACGATCGCTGATCGCGATGCGTTCGCAGCGCTATTTCCGGCTGCTCGACGCGCTGGAGGCCCTGGTGGCCGCAGAACCGCCGCCGGCGCCACCGGGTGCAGAGCCCGTTGAGTTGACGATCGACTCGGCTTACCGGCGGGTGCGCAAGGCGGCCAAGCGTGCCGCGCATGCGGCGGAGGAGGACCGCGACGAGGCACTGCATCGAATCCGAAAGGGCGCCAAGCGACTTCGGTACACCGCGGCCGCGACCGGCGCCGGCAAGGTGTCCGGGCGCGCGAAGACGATTCAGACGCTGCTCGGTGACCACCAGGACAGCGTCGTCAGTCGCACCCACCTGAGTCACCAGGCTGAGGCCGCGCATGCCGCGGGCGAGGACACCTTCACCTATGGGCTGCTCTATCAACTCGAAGACGATCTGGCGCGCCGGTCTCGGGCACAACTCGACAAGGCGTTGAAGAAGCTGGACCGCTCGGTGCGCAAAAAGCGCTAG
- a CDS encoding HNH endonuclease signature motif containing protein → MFEGVEDGELIEVMGEATREESTSIAQRLAAVAELYVRRRGALAECQWWCADDCDAVAAEVSAVQNISHDRAVSQVQFACDLWHRLPRLARVFVSGVIDFRLVATIINRTENVDAAVMPELDEAIARHCQKWMKLSGPKLRDRVDQWVAKFDPAGVRMPPKTKDNRYIHIDPAGPGTAGVSGYLDAADGAALDARLDALAATVCENDPRTKEQRRAAAAGPLARLEASLACRCGLDDCPAAAERAALDAAVIHVLAEQGTVEGASNAPGYLPGFGILPAESVRELASSANLKPIVVPSATPDPGYRPSAVTREFVKWRDLTCRWPGCDRPVDKCDLDHTVPYPAGLTHASDLKHYCRIHHLIKTFHDGWTEQQLPDGTIILSAPTGHSYVSEAHGAALFPSLGQPIDAPGLPTVEEPSPYRELMMPRRKQTREQNRRDRINAERRERTELIAEEERQRQAWLAANYEPPPF, encoded by the coding sequence ATGTTCGAAGGCGTTGAGGATGGCGAGCTCATCGAGGTGATGGGTGAGGCGACTCGTGAGGAGTCGACCTCGATCGCACAACGCCTGGCCGCCGTGGCCGAGTTATATGTCCGGCGTCGTGGTGCGTTGGCCGAGTGTCAGTGGTGGTGTGCTGATGACTGTGACGCGGTGGCCGCCGAGGTTTCGGCGGTGCAGAACATCAGCCATGACCGCGCGGTGAGTCAGGTGCAGTTCGCCTGCGACCTGTGGCATCGGCTGCCCCGGCTGGCGCGGGTGTTCGTCTCCGGGGTGATCGATTTCCGGTTGGTCGCAACGATCATCAACCGCACCGAGAACGTCGATGCGGCGGTGATGCCTGAGTTGGATGAGGCGATCGCGCGCCACTGCCAAAAGTGGATGAAGCTGTCCGGGCCAAAACTGCGGGATCGGGTCGATCAGTGGGTTGCCAAATTCGATCCCGCCGGGGTGCGGATGCCTCCCAAGACAAAAGACAACCGCTACATCCACATCGACCCAGCCGGCCCGGGCACGGCCGGCGTCTCGGGCTATCTGGATGCCGCCGATGGGGCAGCGCTGGATGCCCGGTTGGATGCGTTGGCGGCCACTGTGTGTGAGAACGATCCGCGCACCAAAGAGCAGCGCCGCGCCGCTGCGGCCGGTCCGCTAGCACGCCTGGAAGCCAGCCTGGCCTGCCGATGCGGATTAGACGATTGCCCCGCCGCCGCCGAACGCGCCGCACTCGATGCAGCGGTGATTCATGTGCTGGCCGAACAGGGGACCGTCGAGGGTGCCAGTAACGCGCCTGGGTATCTGCCCGGGTTCGGGATCCTGCCCGCCGAGTCGGTGCGCGAGCTGGCCTCGAGCGCCAACCTCAAGCCCATTGTCGTGCCGTCGGCGACCCCGGATCCGGGGTATCGACCCTCCGCGGTGACGCGAGAGTTCGTGAAATGGCGGGACCTGACGTGTCGCTGGCCCGGCTGTGACCGGCCAGTCGATAAGTGCGACCTTGACCACACCGTGCCCTATCCCGCAGGGCTCACCCACGCGTCGGATCTCAAGCACTATTGCCGTATCCATCATTTGATCAAGACGTTTCACGATGGCTGGACCGAGCAGCAATTGCCCGACGGCACAATCATTCTCAGCGCCCCGACCGGACACAGCTACGTCTCCGAAGCCCACGGCGCCGCCCTGTTCCCGAGCTTGGGCCAACCCATCGACGCGCCCGGGTTGCCGACCGTCGAGGAACCCAGTCCGTATCGCGAGCTGATGATGCCGCGGCGCAAACAAACCCGCGAACAAAACCGCCGCGACCGCATCAACGCCGAACGTCGCGAAAGAACAGAACTCATCGCCGAAGAAGAACGACAACGGCAAGCCTGGCTCGCCGCCAACTACGAACCACCACCGTTCTGA
- a CDS encoding methyltransferase family protein: MRTSTAAVGSAAFFVAAPGTFAGLGPWLITHWQIPGSSPPLRVVLGVMLIVVGLIPPIHAFIQFAKAGGTPMPVAPTERLVVTGFNRFVRNPMYVGLLTAVLGQALLFDSLWLVLYAALFWIATASFVHWYEEPTLVRTYGEQYEEYRRNVPAWTPRLTPWNPRQNGGGS; encoded by the coding sequence GTGCGAACCTCGACCGCAGCGGTTGGGTCGGCGGCCTTCTTTGTGGCGGCCCCCGGCACTTTCGCTGGGCTGGGCCCGTGGTTGATCACCCACTGGCAGATCCCGGGGTCCAGCCCACCGTTGCGCGTGGTGCTCGGTGTCATGCTGATCGTGGTCGGCCTCATCCCGCCGATCCACGCGTTCATCCAATTCGCCAAGGCCGGTGGCACACCGATGCCCGTCGCGCCGACCGAGCGACTTGTCGTGACGGGCTTCAACCGATTCGTGCGCAACCCGATGTACGTCGGCCTGCTCACCGCGGTCCTCGGGCAGGCATTATTGTTCGACAGTCTCTGGCTCGTGCTCTACGCCGCGCTCTTTTGGATCGCGACAGCGTCCTTCGTCCACTGGTACGAGGAGCCGACCTTGGTCCGTACCTACGGCGAGCAGTACGAGGAATATCGCCGCAATGTGCCTGCCTGGACGCCACGCCTAACGCCGTGGAATCCGCGTCAGAACGGTGGTGGTTCGTAG